The segment CGTATTATACGCAACAATTATCACAAGACCCCTTTATCTTCTTTCCTAAAGATATTCAGAAACTCTACGATCGTTATGATGGGATTGAGGGGTTTATGATTACTTTAAATAATTCAAACGATTTGTATTATTCGCATACCTTACAGAAAATGGGTTATAACCCAAAGCGTGTTCCCAATATTGGTGAACAACTTATGTTTCATCGAATCTTAACCAATTATGATTCATATGATCCTGTAGGGATTATCGATCTCATTGCGGATTCACAAAGCATTAATACACAAATTGATTCCATCAATCATTCCGTGCCACGTTAAATCTATATTTTGACCGATAATGGGAAAATTAAATATACTTATACTGATCGTGAAGATGAAGGTTTGGGTGTGATGTTGCGTCAAAGCTATGAGACAGGACGTGATTACAGTACGTTAATTGATCAACATTATCTTAAACATGAAGTACCCCTTCAGAATGGAAATCGTGTAGTAGTTGCTGTCAATCGCGCAGATATTGTCGCGAAATCATTTAAAACATATGCTTCAGTTATTTTGGGGAGTATTGTTTTGGATGTGCTTTTATTATGGCTTCTTTTTAGAACCTTTGGTCGATACAGTCACCAAGTTGATGATATCTTGCAGTCCATGGGACGCGTCAAAGATGGTGCCATTGACTACCGCATACCAACCGAAGATAAAGAAGATGAATTACGGGATATTTCTATTGGTATTAATGAAACGTTAGACAGCATCAGTCGGTATGTGGAGGAAATATACCAACTTGAGTTCTGTGAGAAGTATGTTTATTTGCATCAAATGCGTTATCCAAATCGCGTAGCGTATAAATTTGATATTGAACCCGGTTTGGAACAAATCATTATGCCGAAATTCACCATGCAACCCCTGATTGAAAATTATTTTGTTCATGGGATTGATTTTGGCCGGGTGGATAATGCGATCAAGGTTACAGCCTATCGTGAAGCAAGCCAAATTGTATTAGAGGTCTCTGATAAGGGTAAAGGCATGGATAACACCCGCTTAGCCCATATTCAGAAACAGATCGACGAGTCTGTCTTTAACATCAACGACCACAATTCAGTGGGGTTATTAAATGTTCATCAACGCCTCAAAACATACTTTAGTGATTCTCATTACAGTATGACAATCAGCATCAATAATCTTAAAGGTTTTACCGTCACCATGCGCTTCGATGAGGAGGGGGATAAAAATGTATAACGTATTACTGGTTGATGATGAGTATATGATCTTAAGTGGTTTACAGAAAATAATAAATTGGGATGAGTTAGGCATTCAATGTATAGGTACTGCTTCCAATGGCCAAGAGGCCTTGGAATTTGTGAGAAGTCACCCTGTGGATATTGTGGTAACGGATGTAAGCATGCCTGAACAGTCTGGGATTGAATTTGTACAAGCTGCCCAAGAAGAAGATATCAACTTCAACTTTGTGGTCTTATCAGGATATCAAGAGTTTGAGTATGTGAAAGAAGGCATACGTCTTGGGGCGGAGAACTTTTTACTTAAACCCATTAATAAAGATGAGTTAAATGAGACATTACGAAAAACAGTATCCAAGCTTGATAGTGAAAAACGACATGCGCATACGGATACACTGCTGTTTGAGAATACGCTTGAACGATGGGTGAATGATGATATTGATAATGTGGATTTGCGTCGTATTCTAAAACAGGTTGATAAACCATTACAAGCCAATGCACTGTATACGTGCATGATTATTACCCAAATTCCAGAACCGGAACAAACAACATGGATTCAACGTCTTATGGACCACAATCAATACTATGCGTTTTATGATGATCACGATCTTGTGATGATTTTAGAAGGCAATCGCATTGCGTTTGATGCAATTCGAAAAGATCTTTCAAGTCATATTGACCACCAAAAACAAATTCTTGCGGTGGGGGAACTGTTGGTGCCCCTTGAAGAAGTACCAAACAGTTATCAACAAGCGGAAACGCTGGTAAGTGTTTCGCGATTCTACGGAGACCATCCGATTACCGAACGCATGATGCTTAAAAATAAACTTGAACAGAATGAATCGATGTATGAAATTTCATTTAAAAAATTTCATCATGCCTTATCGATTGGGGATATCCATTTAATTAAATCTGAAATCGGAGCAATGTTTAAGCTGCTGTTTGAATATGAGGCAGATCCTGAATATGTTCGTTATATTGGATTTGTGATTTTCTCCGATATTTATCGCCAACATGAAAGTGTGGGTTCACAGATGTATCATGACTTGCTTCATGAGTTAAATAAATGTGATAGCATCGCGGAAATTCGTGAAGTCTTGCATCATGCTTTAGAGGCGACACGCAATGATCAGGTCTTAAAACAACATAATCCAAATATTCAAAAAGTCCTTCAAATTGTTTTGAAAGACTACGCTAAAGA is part of the Erysipelothrix piscisicarius genome and harbors:
- a CDS encoding sensor histidine kinase, coding for MTDNGKIKYTYTDREDEGLGVMLRQSYETGRDYSTLIDQHYLKHEVPLQNGNRVVVAVNRADIVAKSFKTYASVILGSIVLDVLLLWLLFRTFGRYSHQVDDILQSMGRVKDGAIDYRIPTEDKEDELRDISIGINETLDSISRYVEEIYQLEFCEKYVYLHQMRYPNRVAYKFDIEPGLEQIIMPKFTMQPLIENYFVHGIDFGRVDNAIKVTAYREASQIVLEVSDKGKGMDNTRLAHIQKQIDESVFNINDHNSVGLLNVHQRLKTYFSDSHYSMTISINNLKGFTVTMRFDEEGDKNV
- a CDS encoding response regulator, with product MYNVLLVDDEYMILSGLQKIINWDELGIQCIGTASNGQEALEFVRSHPVDIVVTDVSMPEQSGIEFVQAAQEEDINFNFVVLSGYQEFEYVKEGIRLGAENFLLKPINKDELNETLRKTVSKLDSEKRHAHTDTLLFENTLERWVNDDIDNVDLRRILKQVDKPLQANALYTCMIITQIPEPEQTTWIQRLMDHNQYYAFYDDHDLVMILEGNRIAFDAIRKDLSSHIDHQKQILAVGELLVPLEEVPNSYQQAETLVSVSRFYGDHPITERMMLKNKLEQNESMYEISFKKFHHALSIGDIHLIKSEIGAMFKLLFEYEADPEYVRYIGFVIFSDIYRQHESVGSQMYHDLLHELNKCDSIAEIREVLHHALEATRNDQVLKQHNPNIQKVLQIVLKDYAKDITISSIADTLHMNAMYLGQLFKKERNKQEFLAILKSFSD